In Leptospiraceae bacterium, one DNA window encodes the following:
- the typA gene encoding translational GTPase TypA, which translates to MEIRNIAIIAHVDHGKTTLLDVILKSTGSLTSKETKERVMDSNELEQERGITIVAKNTAVQYKNTKINVIDTPGHADFGGEVERVLIMADSSLLIVDAFEGPMPQTRFVLGKALQIGHKPILVVNKVDRDGCRPNKVVDMVFDLFHDLGATDEQMDFPIIYASAKQGWAVHDLKDIPGKDISPLLDTILSYVPAVKADESKPLQFQSVSLDYSEYVGRISIGKIYHGTIKKNQEVALVRINGKVTNYKISKLYGFEGLKRNEIESASAGDIVALAGIPDIFIGDTIAETTNPIGLPAITIDEPTVSMYFLVNNSPFVGKSGKFVTTRNIRERLERELQTNVAMRMEETEDKDRFKILGRGELHLSILIETMRREGFELQVSRPEVIFKTGENGEKLEPMETLVMDMPDSFTGSIISELNRRRGDLVHMEAHPSGITRVEYVIPTRGLIGFRGFFVSETKGEGVLSSRFLKYGSYKGEIPGRKNGALVSMDSGESTAYALWKIQERGALFIDPNTAVYPGMIIGENAKDNDLEVNPVREKKLTNVRASGSDEAIRLTPPRRLSLEQNIEFLDEDELLEVTPTNLRLRKKILDPTMRKRAK; encoded by the coding sequence ATGGAAATTCGAAACATAGCAATTATTGCACACGTGGATCACGGAAAAACTACTTTACTCGACGTTATTTTAAAATCAACCGGATCACTTACATCCAAAGAAACAAAAGAAAGGGTGATGGATTCAAACGAGTTAGAACAAGAAAGAGGGATAACGATTGTAGCAAAAAACACAGCAGTACAATACAAAAATACTAAGATCAATGTGATCGATACGCCGGGTCACGCCGATTTTGGTGGTGAGGTAGAGAGGGTTTTGATCATGGCCGACTCTTCACTATTGATAGTTGACGCTTTTGAAGGGCCTATGCCCCAGACAAGATTTGTTCTTGGGAAAGCACTGCAAATCGGGCATAAACCGATTTTAGTAGTGAATAAGGTAGATAGGGACGGTTGCCGCCCGAATAAGGTAGTTGACATGGTGTTTGATTTGTTCCATGACCTTGGAGCAACGGATGAGCAGATGGATTTTCCGATTATTTATGCGTCAGCAAAGCAAGGCTGGGCAGTTCACGATCTAAAAGACATACCGGGTAAAGACATTAGCCCTCTATTGGATACAATTTTATCTTATGTTCCTGCTGTGAAGGCAGATGAGTCGAAACCACTTCAATTTCAGTCGGTAAGTTTGGATTACAGTGAATATGTTGGCAGAATTTCAATCGGTAAAATTTATCATGGAACAATTAAGAAAAATCAAGAAGTAGCACTCGTTAGAATCAATGGCAAGGTAACAAATTACAAAATCTCCAAGCTGTATGGATTTGAGGGGTTGAAGCGTAACGAGATTGAGTCTGCCTCTGCCGGGGATATTGTTGCACTTGCAGGGATTCCAGATATTTTTATCGGCGATACAATTGCAGAAACTACAAACCCTATCGGTCTTCCGGCTATAACAATAGATGAGCCTACAGTTTCTATGTATTTTTTGGTAAACAATTCCCCATTTGTAGGGAAGTCCGGTAAATTTGTTACTACCCGAAATATTAGAGAAAGATTAGAAAGAGAGTTACAAACAAATGTAGCTATGAGAATGGAAGAGACAGAAGATAAAGACAGGTTTAAGATTTTAGGTAGGGGAGAATTGCATCTATCTATTTTAATTGAAACTATGAGAAGAGAAGGGTTTGAATTGCAAGTTTCTAGACCTGAGGTAATATTTAAAACAGGAGAAAATGGAGAAAAGTTAGAGCCGATGGAAACTCTTGTAATGGATATGCCCGATAGTTTTACGGGTAGCATTATTTCTGAATTGAATAGAAGAAGAGGGGATTTGGTCCACATGGAGGCTCATCCTTCCGGGATTACAAGGGTGGAATATGTCATCCCCACCAGGGGACTCATAGGTTTTAGAGGATTTTTTGTTTCAGAAACCAAGGGAGAAGGAGTCTTGTCGAGTAGGTTTTTAAAATACGGATCGTATAAAGGAGAAATTCCTGGAAGAAAAAATGGAGCACTTGTTTCCATGGATTCTGGAGAGTCAACGGCTTATGCACTCTGGAAAATCCAAGAAAGGGGAGCTTTGTTTATTGACCCAAACACAGCAGTTTATCCAGGAATGATCATAGGAGAAAATGCGAAAGACAACGATTTGGAGGTAAACCCGGTTAGAGAGAAGAAACTTACAAATGTGAGAGCATCTGGCTCTGATGAAGCAATTCGTCTGACTCCCCCAAGAAGGCTTTCTTTAGAGCAAAATATTGAGTTTTTAGATGAAGACGAGTTATTAGAAGTAACTCCTACCAATCTCAGACTTAGAAAAAAAATTTTAGACCCTACAATGAGAAAAAGAGCAAAATAG
- a CDS encoding adenosine deaminase: protein MARKVEHSMLTSAKTSKKDEFYTQLSDIERELKHYKNHFKGKVVLCNCDDPRVSNFFHFFSYNFERFGLKKLIATCYKNQEMDLFSENKSEQAIYLEYTGDKNGNNVPDVNEIGIKELKGDGDFRSKECIELLTEADIVVTNPPFSLFREYVAQLIEYDKKFLIIGNINAISYKEIFKLIKENKAWLGVNMGRGISGFIVPKHYELYGTEARVDEDGNRIVATNNCLWLTNLDTAKRHEDIILYKNYTPEEYPRYDNYDAINVDKTKEIPMDYKGTMGVPITFLDKFNPDQFEIIGQMATTKIDDFNFGYPYVNGSKIYARILIKNKRL from the coding sequence ATGGCAAGAAAAGTAGAACATTCAATGTTGACTTCGGCAAAAACGAGCAAGAAAGACGAGTTTTATACTCAACTTTCTGACATTGAACGAGAATTGAAGCATTATAAAAATCACTTTAAAGGTAAAGTCGTATTATGTAACTGTGACGACCCGAGAGTTAGTAATTTCTTTCACTTTTTTTCATACAACTTTGAAAGATTTGGACTTAAAAAATTAATTGCTACTTGTTACAAAAATCAAGAAATGGACTTGTTTAGCGAAAACAAATCTGAACAAGCAATTTATTTAGAATATACAGGCGACAAAAACGGAAACAACGTTCCTGATGTAAATGAAATTGGTATCAAAGAACTCAAAGGCGATGGCGATTTTAGAAGCAAAGAATGTATTGAACTTTTGACAGAAGCAGATATTGTTGTAACAAATCCGCCATTTTCATTATTTCGTGAATATGTTGCACAACTAATTGAGTACGACAAAAAATTCTTAATCATTGGAAACATTAATGCTATTTCTTACAAAGAAATTTTCAAACTAATCAAAGAAAATAAAGCGTGGCTAGGTGTAAATATGGGACGTGGAATTTCAGGTTTTATAGTTCCAAAACATTATGAATTGTATGGAACAGAAGCTCGTGTTGATGAAGATGGTAATAGAATTGTAGCAACAAATAATTGTTTGTGGTTAACAAATTTAGATACAGCTAAAAGACACGAAGATATAATTCTATATAAAAACTATACACCAGAAGAATATCCGCGTTATGACAATTATGATGCAATAAATGTTGATAAAACAAAAGAGATACCAATGGATTATAAAGGAACAATGGGAGTTCCAATAACCTTTTTAGACAAATTTAATCCAGACCAGTTTGAAATAATAGGACAAATGGCTACAACAAAAATAGACGATTTTAATTTTGGTTATCCTTATGTAAATGGTTCAAAAATTTATGCAAGAATTTTGATAAAGAACAAAAGATTATGA
- the rpmA gene encoding 50S ribosomal protein L27: MAHKKGGGSSKNGRDSHAQRLGVKRFGGELVLAGNILVRQRGTKFKPGKNVGVGKDHTLFALTNGIVKFEYVEKTKKQISVYPQKTA, encoded by the coding sequence ATGGCACATAAAAAAGGTGGCGGTTCATCAAAAAACGGTAGAGATTCCCACGCACAGCGACTTGGGGTAAAGAGATTTGGTGGGGAGCTGGTACTTGCAGGAAATATTTTAGTAAGACAAAGAGGCACTAAATTCAAACCAGGGAAAAATGTAGGCGTTGGAAAAGACCACACTCTTTTTGCTTTGACAAATGGAATCGTAAAATTTGAATATGTGGAAAAAACGAAAAAACAAATTTCTGTTTATCCGCAAAAAACTGCATAG
- a CDS encoding DUF4234 domain-containing protein encodes MVGEQRNPIVTIILMVVTCGIYYYIWMYKISDEQKANLNDETINPSMDVVLSIVTCGIYGIIWFYKQGEKMKRLYEKKGLPATDEGTIFLILGIIFPLAAVYLIQDKINKLYS; translated from the coding sequence ATGGTTGGAGAACAAAGAAACCCTATAGTTACAATCATTCTAATGGTCGTAACTTGCGGTATTTACTACTATATTTGGATGTACAAGATTTCTGATGAACAAAAGGCAAATCTGAATGATGAAACGATCAATCCCAGTATGGATGTGGTTTTAAGTATAGTTACTTGTGGAATTTATGGGATAATTTGGTTTTATAAACAAGGGGAAAAAATGAAAAGACTCTATGAAAAAAAAGGTCTTCCGGCTACAGACGAAGGAACCATTTTTCTTATACTAGGTATCATTTTTCCATTAGCAGCAGTTTATTTAATTCAAGATAAAATCAATAAACTCTATTCTTAA
- the hemW gene encoding radical SAM family heme chaperone HemW — MCGKNEKTNFCLSAKNCIEIIQKRENYLGLYIHFPYCIQKCSYCDFFSVELNSQAPQNLKLIFDLYKNELLTRIQLEPELTNLKLDSIFFGGGTPSIADPKDYEDFILFVKKNLQLELSSEITIECNPENINSNYLNELHNAGINRLSVGIQSFEEKNLTTLERIFHKKNYDSLLNNLQNSKFSNISCDLIYGIPGQTKETFYEDLRKLLNSKIQHLSLYSLTAEKNTPYFRKIRTKNALPPNEILQSEILEEISPFLKSFGFYHYEVSNFAKEGFYSKHNLKYWTMEYYLGLGAGAHGFTPRGRYANSKNLQKYFDKELNLQFDSPSIKDELALTLFRIFLPIQLNSFLHIYEEKKEEVEKLIQDWSKKGICTFHNGVFQWNNTSILHLDNLIFELANL; from the coding sequence ATATGTGGAAAAAACGAAAAAACAAATTTCTGTTTATCCGCAAAAAACTGCATAGAAATTATTCAGAAAAGGGAAAATTATTTAGGACTCTATATTCATTTTCCCTACTGCATTCAAAAATGCTCCTATTGTGATTTTTTTTCCGTAGAGTTAAATAGCCAAGCACCACAAAACCTAAAACTCATTTTTGATTTATATAAAAATGAATTACTAACACGAATCCAACTCGAGCCAGAACTTACTAATCTAAAACTCGATTCTATTTTTTTCGGAGGTGGAACTCCATCTATAGCCGACCCTAAAGACTACGAAGACTTTATTCTATTTGTAAAAAAAAATCTTCAATTAGAACTTAGCTCTGAAATTACAATCGAATGCAACCCAGAAAATATAAATTCAAACTACTTGAATGAATTGCACAACGCCGGAATAAATAGGCTAAGTGTAGGGATTCAGAGCTTTGAAGAAAAAAATTTAACCACACTCGAAAGAATATTCCATAAAAAAAATTACGATAGCCTTTTAAATAATCTTCAGAATTCCAAGTTTTCTAATATTAGTTGTGATCTAATCTATGGAATACCCGGTCAAACCAAAGAAACTTTTTATGAAGATTTAAGAAAACTCTTAAACTCAAAAATTCAACACTTAAGTTTATATTCTTTGACAGCAGAAAAAAATACTCCCTATTTTAGAAAAATCCGAACAAAAAATGCGTTACCACCAAACGAAATTCTTCAGTCTGAAATACTAGAAGAGATTTCTCCATTTTTAAAAAGTTTTGGTTTTTACCACTACGAAGTATCCAATTTTGCAAAGGAAGGTTTTTATTCAAAACATAACCTAAAATACTGGACAATGGAATACTATCTAGGACTCGGGGCTGGAGCACACGGATTTACACCAAGGGGACGTTATGCGAATTCTAAAAATTTGCAAAAATATTTCGACAAAGAATTAAATCTGCAATTTGACTCTCCTTCCATAAAGGATGAACTCGCCTTGACCCTATTTAGGATATTTTTACCGATACAACTGAATTCTTTTTTGCATATTTACGAGGAGAAAAAAGAGGAAGTAGAAAAACTCATTCAAGACTGGTCTAAAAAAGGAATTTGCACTTTTCATAACGGTGTATTCCAATGGAACAATACATCAATCTTGCACTTAGATAACCTAATTTTTGAGTTAGCCAATCTATGA
- a CDS encoding tyrosine-type recombinase/integrase, whose protein sequence is MNESVALQSSNEVLPAFVLEIRNFANCEVKYISNEKIRQFLLRNGRIDYQEFAALKIHFLKTMNYSRRVFMDIEKEGLILPTHERRKEIDTSLVKIPRQKEFIETLKLKKYSTKTLKNYLNILAICHRYCLENYEKSIETLETSDIRIYFLYIIDERKISTSYVNNLRSAMIIYFNKVLNKNVTFDFIHKIRRPKSLPEILTKNEIQKIIHSINNVKHRLMVSLLYSSGLRISEVLKLKVKDVDLESLTITVRGGKGNKDRLTIFSESLQNELSAIVQKQNKNDYLFPSGWDSHKPLTARSLQAVFKRALKKSGIKKEASCHSLRHSFATHLLENGTDVCHIQKLLGHRNLNTTMLYTRVSRPSLLGIKSPL, encoded by the coding sequence ATGAATGAAAGTGTTGCTTTGCAAAGCTCGAATGAGGTTTTACCGGCTTTTGTATTGGAAATTAGGAATTTTGCTAACTGTGAAGTGAAATATATTTCTAATGAAAAAATTCGACAATTTTTGCTGAGAAATGGCAGGATTGACTACCAAGAATTTGCTGCTTTGAAGATACATTTTTTGAAAACCATGAATTATTCGAGACGAGTTTTTATGGATATTGAAAAAGAGGGGTTAATTTTACCTACCCATGAGCGAAGGAAAGAAATAGATACTTCATTAGTAAAAATCCCTCGGCAAAAAGAATTTATCGAAACTTTGAAATTAAAAAAATACTCAACGAAGACTTTGAAAAATTATTTGAACATTCTCGCAATCTGCCATCGATACTGTTTAGAAAATTATGAGAAAAGTATCGAAACTCTCGAAACAAGCGATATTCGAATTTATTTTTTATACATCATAGATGAGCGTAAGATTTCGACATCATATGTGAATAATCTGCGTTCAGCTATGATTATTTATTTTAATAAGGTTTTGAATAAAAATGTAACTTTTGATTTTATTCATAAAATACGAAGACCAAAGAGCTTACCGGAGATTTTAACAAAGAATGAAATTCAAAAGATTATCCACAGTATCAATAATGTCAAGCATCGCTTGATGGTCAGTCTTCTATATTCTTCAGGTCTCCGTATTTCTGAGGTGCTTAAGTTAAAGGTAAAAGATGTTGACCTTGAGTCATTGACTATCACTGTTCGAGGTGGTAAGGGTAATAAAGATCGCCTTACGATTTTTTCCGAGTCATTACAAAATGAGCTTTCTGCAATTGTACAAAAACAAAACAAGAATGATTATCTTTTTCCTTCTGGGTGGGATTCCCATAAACCACTTACTGCACGCTCGTTGCAGGCAGTTTTTAAAAGAGCATTAAAAAAATCGGGCATAAAGAAAGAAGCAAGTTGCCATAGTCTTAGGCATTCTTTTGCAACGCATTTGCTTGAAAATGGAACAGACGTTTGTCATATTCAAAAGTTACTCGGGCATCGTAATCTTAACACTACAATGCTTTATACCAGAGTCAGTCGTCCAAGTCTCTTAGGAATCAAAAGCCCATTATGA
- a CDS encoding class I SAM-dependent methyltransferase: MDNPTQKHWDTVYKTKNPNQVSWTQDVPKTSLDFIHSFGLTKTAKIIDIGGGDSKLVDYLLADGFENITVLDISAQALAKAKKRLNDKAEKVNWIVSDITEFQPDTTFDVWHDRATFHFLTTGEQIAKYLDTARNSVSGFLTIGTFSDNGPEKCSGLQIKQYSEEKLTAELQNGFDKLGCITEDHITPFDTRQNFLFCSFKRHQN; this comes from the coding sequence ATGGACAATCCTACACAAAAACATTGGGACACCGTTTACAAAACTAAAAATCCAAACCAAGTAAGTTGGACACAGGATGTTCCAAAAACTTCTTTGGACTTTATCCATTCTTTCGGTTTGACAAAGACCGCAAAAATTATAGATATCGGCGGTGGCGACAGCAAACTTGTAGATTATTTGCTTGCCGATGGTTTTGAAAATATTACCGTGCTTGACATTTCAGCACAAGCTCTTGCCAAAGCAAAAAAACGTTTGAACGACAAGGCGGAAAAAGTAAATTGGATTGTAAGCGACATCACAGAATTTCAGCCAGACACAACGTTTGATGTTTGGCACGACAGGGCAACATTTCATTTTCTAACAACAGGTGAACAAATTGCAAAGTATTTGGACACAGCCAGAAATTCTGTTTCGGGCTTTTTGACAATCGGAACTTTTTCAGACAACGGACCAGAAAAATGTAGCGGACTTCAAATTAAACAGTACAGCGAAGAAAAATTAACAGCAGAACTTCAAAACGGTTTTGACAAATTAGGTTGCATAACAGAAGACCACATAACGCCATTTGATACGAGACAAAATTTTCTGTTTTGCAGTTTTAAACGACACCAAAATTGA
- a CDS encoding acetyl-CoA carboxylase biotin carboxylase subunit, protein MSEKKIKKILIANRGEIAARVIQTCKKMGILSVAVYSDADRDSPFVKLADESVYIGESEARESYLNIPKIIDACKSTKADAVHPGYGFLSENPDFANSLIKENIEFIGPTIHAIQVMGDKIGSRIEMEKANVPVVPGYNGENQDSEHLLLKAKEIGFPVMIKASAGGGGKGMRRVENENEFFESLTSAKREALNFFKNDKVLLERYVKSPRHIEFQVFGDKHGNVEHIFERECSIQRRHQKVVEESPAEKLSESLRKKMGDVAVRAAKSIGYLGAGTVEFILGEGGEFYFLEMNTRLQVEHPVTEMVTGLDLVELQIRIAEGHPLYFSMDKEKSPKQKGHAIEVRIYAEDPQNNFLPSIGKIEKVVFPEGDGIRLDNGVEEGSEVSMFYDPMIAKLIVHGDSREKAIQKMQDALGKFILFGPVTNIPYLLEIMSHPEYQKNNITTHFLDNNFKSNSKLKAELMAKYVGLFAIISNLRKNSATIWENMNSFQFWNGGGKKNPLPSNYQLLESLETDRFSILGENYEVQLRLISEKIQCEVKTSTERFQVDFPLTKRIDEERIEFSDNTTLYFFRKGNTICIHYNRLTLRGSFQERNSETSSEMGNKIHSPMPGKILKLNAVKGKIFHAGEIILILEAMKMENAIKAQKECEVEEIFCKEGELVMQDTLLVQFVSKS, encoded by the coding sequence ATGAGCGAAAAAAAAATTAAAAAGATACTAATTGCCAACCGTGGAGAGATTGCTGCAAGAGTAATCCAAACTTGTAAAAAAATGGGAATTTTATCTGTGGCAGTATATTCGGATGCAGATAGAGATTCACCTTTTGTAAAATTGGCAGACGAATCCGTGTATATCGGAGAGTCAGAGGCAAGAGAGTCCTACTTAAATATACCCAAAATAATTGATGCGTGTAAATCTACAAAAGCAGATGCAGTTCATCCGGGTTATGGTTTCCTATCTGAAAACCCTGATTTTGCAAATTCCCTAATAAAAGAAAATATAGAATTTATCGGACCTACAATCCATGCGATTCAGGTAATGGGAGACAAAATAGGATCTCGGATCGAGATGGAAAAAGCCAACGTTCCGGTTGTTCCGGGCTACAACGGAGAAAACCAAGACTCCGAACACTTACTCCTAAAAGCAAAAGAAATCGGTTTCCCTGTGATGATTAAAGCAAGCGCAGGTGGTGGCGGAAAAGGGATGAGAAGAGTAGAAAATGAAAACGAATTTTTTGAGTCCCTTACATCTGCAAAAAGAGAAGCATTGAATTTTTTTAAAAACGACAAAGTACTTTTAGAGCGTTATGTGAAATCCCCTCGTCATATTGAGTTTCAAGTATTTGGGGATAAACACGGAAACGTAGAGCATATATTTGAAAGAGAGTGCTCTATTCAAAGAAGACACCAGAAGGTAGTAGAGGAATCTCCAGCAGAAAAATTAAGTGAGAGTTTAAGAAAAAAAATGGGAGATGTAGCAGTGAGAGCTGCCAAGTCAATTGGATACCTTGGAGCGGGTACTGTTGAGTTTATTTTGGGTGAGGGTGGAGAATTTTATTTTCTTGAAATGAATACAAGACTTCAAGTGGAGCACCCGGTCACAGAAATGGTAACCGGGCTAGACTTAGTGGAATTACAGATTCGGATCGCAGAGGGACACCCGTTGTATTTTTCTATGGACAAAGAAAAATCGCCAAAACAGAAAGGGCACGCTATAGAAGTTAGAATCTATGCTGAAGATCCGCAGAATAATTTTTTACCGTCGATAGGAAAAATAGAAAAGGTTGTATTTCCTGAAGGCGATGGAATTCGTTTGGACAATGGAGTAGAGGAAGGCTCTGAGGTTAGTATGTTTTACGACCCGATGATCGCAAAACTAATTGTTCACGGAGATTCTAGAGAAAAAGCTATTCAGAAAATGCAAGACGCTCTTGGAAAATTTATTTTATTTGGTCCGGTTACGAATATTCCTTATTTATTGGAAATAATGAGCCATCCAGAATACCAAAAAAATAACATAACGACCCACTTTTTAGACAATAATTTCAAATCTAATTCAAAGTTGAAAGCTGAGCTTATGGCAAAGTACGTCGGTCTATTTGCAATCATCAGCAATTTAAGAAAAAATTCAGCTACGATTTGGGAAAATATGAATAGCTTTCAATTTTGGAATGGTGGTGGAAAAAAAAATCCTCTCCCTTCTAATTATCAATTATTAGAATCATTGGAAACCGACCGGTTTTCTATACTTGGAGAAAATTATGAAGTCCAATTGAGGCTGATCTCGGAAAAAATTCAATGCGAAGTGAAAACATCTACAGAGAGATTTCAAGTAGATTTTCCATTGACTAAGCGGATAGACGAAGAAAGAATCGAATTTTCAGATAACACGACTCTGTATTTTTTTAGAAAAGGAAATACAATTTGTATTCATTACAATCGACTCACCCTAAGAGGTAGTTTTCAAGAAAGAAACTCTGAAACATCTTCTGAAATGGGAAATAAAATTCACAGTCCCATGCCCGGAAAAATTCTGAAGTTAAACGCAGTAAAAGGAAAAATTTTTCATGCAGGAGAAATTATTTTAATCTTAGAAGCAATGAAAATGGAAAATGCGATCAAGGCACAAAAAGAATGTGAGGTCGAGGAAATATTTTGCAAAGAGGGAGAGCTTGTAATGCAAGACACTCTACTTGTGCAATTTGTGTCTAAATCATAG
- a CDS encoding ribosomal-processing cysteine protease Prp, with protein sequence MIEIWFKKQGNNYSKIKISGHSVTRNDFLKSEKIEEKIGLNVICAAVSILTQSLYIYCKEKGAVKSEKISNGLLEFELNKINSNTNTVFEMVEMGLLNLKIQYPKEILIEYLEE encoded by the coding sequence TTGATTGAGATTTGGTTTAAAAAACAAGGAAATAATTATAGTAAAATAAAAATTAGTGGTCATTCTGTAACAAGAAATGATTTTTTAAAAAGCGAAAAGATTGAAGAAAAAATCGGTCTGAATGTAATTTGTGCTGCAGTATCTATCCTTACTCAAAGCCTGTATATTTACTGTAAGGAAAAAGGGGCAGTCAAATCAGAGAAAATATCAAACGGACTCTTAGAATTTGAATTGAATAAAATCAATTCAAATACAAATACTGTTTTTGAAATGGTAGAAATGGGCTTATTGAATCTAAAAATTCAATATCCGAAAGAAATTTTAATAGAATACTTAGAGGAATAA
- a CDS encoding DUF262 domain-containing protein, with protein MNIELKEITIQELSDGFQDNNENGVVGFGGKLDIRPPYQREFIYKDKQRDAVINTITKNFPLNVMYWAVREDGTFEVIDGQQRTISICQYVDGEFAFQNRYFHNLKADEKEQILNYKLMVYVCSGTESEKLEWFKTINIAGEKLTEQELRNAVYTGSWVSDAKRYFSKSGCVAYNIGGDYLNGSPIRQEFLETAIYWISEDKIENYMATHQHDPNATALWMYFQSVITWVNATFTNKRKKFMKGIQWGFLYNKYKDVIYDTKAIEEETARLIADDEVEKKSGIYAYILTRDERYLGIRTFSDSVKQKMYEKQKGVCPICKKNYDISGMEGDHITPWHEGGKTIEENCQMLCKDDNRRKSGK; from the coding sequence ATGAACATAGAACTTAAAGAAATAACGATACAAGAATTATCTGACGGCTTTCAAGACAACAATGAAAACGGAGTTGTTGGTTTTGGTGGCAAGTTGGACATTCGTCCACCTTACCAACGTGAATTTATTTACAAAGACAAACAAAGAGATGCTGTAATAAATACAATTACCAAAAATTTCCCTCTAAATGTTATGTATTGGGCAGTTCGTGAAGACGGAACTTTTGAAGTCATTGACGGACAACAAAGAACAATTTCAATTTGCCAATATGTGGACGGAGAATTTGCTTTTCAAAACAGATATTTTCACAACTTAAAAGCAGACGAAAAAGAACAAATTTTAAACTACAAATTGATGGTTTATGTTTGTAGCGGAACTGAAAGCGAAAAATTAGAATGGTTTAAAACCATAAATATTGCAGGAGAAAAACTAACTGAACAAGAACTGCGAAACGCAGTTTATACAGGTAGTTGGGTTTCTGACGCTAAACGTTATTTCAGTAAAAGCGGTTGTGTTGCTTATAATATTGGTGGAGATTATTTAAACGGTTCACCAATAAGACAAGAATTTTTAGAAACTGCCATTTATTGGATTTCAGAAGACAAAATTGAAAATTATATGGCAACTCACCAACACGACCCAAACGCAACTGCGTTGTGGATGTATTTTCAATCTGTCATAACTTGGGTAAACGCAACTTTTACCAATAAGCGTAAAAAGTTTATGAAAGGTATTCAATGGGGTTTTCTGTACAATAAATACAAAGATGTAATTTACGATACAAAAGCCATTGAAGAAGAAACAGCAAGATTAATCGCAGACGATGAAGTTGAAAAAAAGAGTGGAATTTACGCTTACATTTTGACAAGAGACGAAAGATATTTAGGAATTAGAACTTTTTCAGACAGCGTAAAACAAAAAATGTACGAAAAACAAAAAGGAGTTTGTCCGATTTGTAAAAAGAATTATGACATTTCTGGAATGGAAGGCGACCACATTACACCTTGGCACGAAGGCGGAAAAACAATAGAAGAAAATTGCCAAATGTTATGCAAAGACGACAACAGACGAAAAAGTGGAAAATAG
- the rplU gene encoding 50S ribosomal protein L21 gives MYAVISLGNKQYKIQNNDIFLTEKTENSVGSQFEAKVLLLADKNKIHIGSPSVKDAKVSLKVLEDLRGPKIHGFKYKKRKNYHRQWGHRQDLQKMQVVKIESV, from the coding sequence ATGTACGCAGTAATTTCACTCGGAAATAAACAATACAAAATTCAAAACAATGATATTTTTCTAACAGAGAAAACAGAAAATTCTGTAGGCTCTCAATTTGAAGCAAAAGTGCTACTACTTGCAGATAAAAATAAAATTCACATTGGCTCGCCTTCTGTAAAAGATGCAAAAGTTTCTTTAAAAGTTTTAGAGGACCTCAGAGGGCCTAAAATTCACGGATTCAAATACAAAAAAAGAAAAAACTACCACAGGCAATGGGGTCACAGACAAGACCTTCAAAAAATGCAAGTAGTAAAAATTGAAAGTGTTTGA